ATACTTGTTCGAATCCAATGGTTGAAAAAGATCATCCTCAATTGGATAATAAATTTCTATGTCAATTTATTTTGCCAATGATAGAAGAACAAccacaaattaaaataaaaacacttCAGGCAGAAGTTAGAGATAAAATTGGATATGAACCATCATATTCAAAAACGTGGAAGGCAAAACAATTTGCAATTAGGAAAATTTTTGGCGGATGGGATGAATCGTATGGAAGGCTCCGTAAGTACATGAATGCAGTGTGCCACTTCAATCCTGGTTCGATCTTCGTAATTGAAGATGATCCCCATTACATAAACGATCGTCTGGATCGGACTTCTCGTGTATTTGATcgtatgttttgggcttatcgCCAATGTATTGAAGGATTCAAGCATTGTCGACCAGTAATTTTTGTTGACGGGACATTCCTATACGGTAAATATAGTGGGTGTTTATTGTGTGCGACAGGGCTTGACGGAAATAATCAGATATTTCCATTAGCTTTTGCTATTGTCGAGAAGGAGGATTCAGATAATTGGGGATGGTTTATGTCTTGTTTGAGAGGTTATGTCACGGAACGCGAAGATTTATGTGTCATTTCTGATCGACACATTGGAATTAAGAAATCTATGGAACAAGATTGGTGGCAACCACCTAGTGGACACCATCGATACTGCATACGACACATTTTGAGCAATTACAACACAAAATTCAAGAATGCAACAATGAAGGAATGTTTGCGAAAGGCTGGTAAAACTTCATCTGCATGTTATAATTTCAaattgggatttttttttttattctaccTATTCATGTTCAATGATATATTTTTATCGTAACAGCTAATCATAACCAAAAGAGAAAATTCTATGACgcaatgaataaaattaaggaAGTTAATCTCGAGACCTATGAATGGGCTGTGAAGATACCCTTGGAGAAGTGGACTCGTTCCCACGATGGTGGAAAGCGATATGGATCAATGACGACAAACACTATTGAGTCTGTCAATGGAATGTTGAAAGGCTTTCGAGCTTTGCCTATTACAGCGAtggttgaaaaaatattttatcaatgtGTGCATTACTTCGATACAAGAAGGAGTCAATTTCATCGGCAGCAACAAGAGGGCTATAGATTCACCCAGTCAACTGCTGAAATCATACAAAAAAATGCACAATCAACAAATGGCCATCGTGTTACGACATTTAATCATGATGATTTGGTTGTTGAAGTTCGAAGTTCCAAAACTGGTCAGAAACAAGTTGTTAAGCTTATAGAAGGGACCTGTACTTGCGGAAAATTTCAAGAGATGCGTATCCCATGTTCACATGCCATAGCAGCCTGCACGTCGAGGTCTGTGGATTATGAGCAATTCGTTGATAGCTACTACACTCTCGAAAGGTCAATTAAATGTTACGAAGACATGTTCAGTCCATTAGGTAATTCAGACTACTGGCCTGCAGATTTAGAATTACCACTATTTCCAAACAAGAACCGAATAAGGAAAAAAGGGCGACCGAAGTCATCGAGAATTCAAAATGAAATGGACTGGAGGGGTGCGAAAGTTAATATTCCTGGAAAAAGTCACTGTTCTATATGTGGTCAGTCGGGACATAATCAAAGGACATGTAATGTGAacaaaaattaatgattttgaCATGCctattttatgataaaatttgtAATTTGTTGTGATTCATTGATTGTTTCTGATATTTATCCATTTGACATTTTACGCATGTTACATCAAGAAAAATGTCATCCTCCAAAGATTTTCGTGTGGCATCAGCATGCCAATCAAGCAGAGGAAAGAGAAAATATAGTACTCATAACACTCTAATAGACAAATATATTGACCCAAACAATTGTTCATGGTATGGTCACAAGCGATGTTTTTCAAATCAACCAATCAATGCTTGTTTGGAACAAGGTTTTGCTAACCATATATTTGTCGGGTATCATTCCAAAAAAATTTCTGATTTTGGAAATGCGACAGTTGCTCCTCGACATGATTGGCAACGTTTGTGGGAGATTCGATGCGAATTGGAAGCTTATTGTGGCTACCATGAGTTGCATATTCCAAAAGCAACATCGGCAGACATGAACCGCAATACATGTGAAGAAGTTAATAAGCTGAAGGATCAACTACTTAAAGAAATTAGGCTTATGGAGATGAGGCTAGATAAATATCATGCAGAACAAAGTGAATTCCCAAGTGTATACGACGATAGTCAGTTATCATGTTCCAGCAATTTCAACGTACACAGTAATTACCTGTCTGATTATAGTGACAATGATTGCAgcgatttcataaaatatttgccACATTGTTTACCCAAATGCTGTTGAAATGTCTACATGCATTTATCGTGTTATGTAATATGTTAACATATTGACAATGGTATGTCATTTTTTTTCTGAGCAACAAGAAGAAGATGGTTAAGGGTTGAGGTAATCAGGTTGGGTTTTAGGGTTTAGGAGGTCAAGTTTAGGAGTTCATCACTTGTACTTAAACAAAGAATAACCTTGTAAATTCATatcattcttttatttttgttttgttatCATCATGTCTAGCAATACAAATTATTGACATAAGGAATTGACAGTTGTAATAACCCTTTGCAGGAATGGACAGCTCAAATGATAGTAGATTATTTATTAACCCAGGACCACGTGATCCTTCATTGTTATATCTCCAAGCATCTCATAGGTCCCAAGTCGTGTGGGATGATCCACAAGAGGCCGGTGTAATCACATGCCGACGATCATCTACTGTATTACACGGTCATGATATTGATGACAGGCTTATCCCTTATCTCCGTGCTAGTGGATTTTATGGAGCTGTTCGATTAGGGTTCTTCCATTTAGATCACCACCTCATAACAGCTTTGGTTGAGAGATGGAGACCAGAAACACATACTTTCATGTTACCCCATGGGGAGTGTACAGTTACACTTCAAGATATGGGTCTGATATCTGGATTACCTACTGATGGCAATGCTGTTACTGGGACTACAGGACAGCCTTGGCAATTACAATGTCAAGATTTGCTTGGGTTGGTCCCGGATCGTGAAGTTATGAAGGGAAATACTGTTGCACTCACCTGGTTGAGAGATAACTTTGACCAAATTCCAGAGTACGCTGATGATGTCACTATCCAGAGGCATGCTCGAGCTTTCCTATTACGCCTAATTGGTGGATCGCTATTCGTTGATCGGTCTGCTCATAGGGTCAATCTAATGTTTTTGCCACTACTCGCTGATTTCAACACTTGTGGTCAATATAGTTGGGGTGCAGCCTGCCTTGCTTGGCTTTATAAAGAGCTTTGCAGAGCAACATCATCACAAGTGCAGCAAGTTGGCGGGCCACTTCATATTTTACAGATTTGGGCATGGGACAGAATCAAGACAATAGCCCCTACCATCTCCCAGATACATCCCCTTCCAGATACACCGATTGGCAGTCGGTATGTGCTGTAAATTTTGTACAACTACACCGAAGTATCTTGTAACTAATTCCAAACTATAAATTGTGTAGGTGGAGTAATGCAAGAAGTATTACCGAAGTTACAACGCATGTGTTGGTGCAACTTCGGTACCAACTTGACCGCATGGAAGCCGAAGAGGTCATCATTGTATACCTTTAAATTACATGTCAATTCAAATTATATCATTTTTACCTTTGACATTATCTTATCTACACAGTTTATATGGGAGCCATACTCTGATGATGTGGTGGACGCTATGCCAGATTACTGTCTACAGGGTAGACAAATATGGAGATCGGTTGTTCCACTGATTTGTTTTCATATTGTTGAGTGGCATCAACCTGACAGGGTGCTGAGACAATTTGGATTTTCTCAACCCATTCCACAACCACCACGTCAAACAGATGATAtgcattcaataaaattaacttcTTCAGCTACCAACTGGATGACCGAGAACCAACATTGGATTACGCTCTGGGAATCAAGGCACCGACGAATTGTGGCCAGCAATACTATGACACAGCCATTACATTACCATTCACAGTATATGGAATGGTACAGAATGATTGCACGTCGGTGGGTGTCTCAAAAGGGTGCATCAATCGGCGCTGTGGTAAGAGGCgcaaagatttttttattaattataaaaatttttacataactTTTGGGATAGATATCTTAATAAATACATTTTGCAGGAGGATGGTCTGGAGAACTGCCGCTTATGGGCGAGTCAAGTTCGTCACCCAACAGTAGATAAAATTGGAAATGCAGTTAATTCAATGTTTCATGCACTTCGTTTGTTTGATCGCATTTCCCAAGTACCACCTCCACAGCCGGCGCCACCTTCCCAACCACTTCCGGATGACGTACATGACGCACCCTCCTCCTCCAGGAATGCTCCACGACAACGTCGCCACACTACCAGGCCATCAAGGGAGATGGAAATTCCACAGCCTACGCCAAATCAAGGTGTAATGCAGATACCATCACCAGTTGCATTCCATCCATACGGCTCATATACAGAATTGGGTCAATCTTCACAAATGCCAACTTATGGAGACGATTTTCATAGTCAGTATACAGGATGGACACCAGGGCCTTCTTCTATGCCTTTTCAGTCGTTTACTCCAACTCCTTCCAATTACGATCAGACTGGAGGGGAAGGCATGGCTAGCACGTCATTcgacttcttctctcctgcgCAACCACATACTCCATCAGAGTCTGTTTTTCCAGCATTCCCTCGACAATCATTGGATGATCCCTC
This region of Manihot esculenta cultivar AM560-2 chromosome 10, M.esculenta_v8, whole genome shotgun sequence genomic DNA includes:
- the LOC122724849 gene encoding serine/threonine-protein phosphatase 7 long form homolog gives rise to the protein MGLISGLPTDGNAVTGTTGQPWQLQCQDLLGLVPDREVMKGNTVALTWLRDNFDQIPEYADDVTIQRHARAFLLRLIGGSLFVDRSAHRVNLMFLPLLADFNTCGQYSWGAACLAWLYKELCRATSSQVQQVGGPLHILQIWAWDRIKTIAPTISQIHPLPDTPIGSRWSNARSITEVTTHVLVQLRYQLDRMEAEEFIWEPYSDDVVDAMPDYCLQGRQIWRSVVPLICFHIVEWHQPDRVLRQFGFSQPIPQPPRQTDDMHSIKLTSSATNWMTENQHWITLWESRHRRIVASNTMTQPLHYHSQYMEWYRMIARRWVSQKGASIGAVEDGLENCRLWASQVRHPTVDKIGNAVNSMFHALRLFDRISQVPPPQPAPPSQPLPDDVHDAPSSSRNAPRQRRHTTRPSREMEIPQPTPNQGVMQIPSPVAFHPYGSYTELGQSSQMPTYGDDFHSQYTGWTPGPSSMPFQSFTPTPSNYDQTGGEGMASTSFDFFSPAQPHTPSESVFPAFPRQSLDDPSSRLSLFSSEFPELFSATPYSGDFVFATQDPVVGESSRHRSQPPDLNISMADDDVGNSQETQQEPSFDGRRYNTRRPHERRPRHCGTGGHLHSHH